In one window of Falco cherrug isolate bFalChe1 chromosome 10, bFalChe1.pri, whole genome shotgun sequence DNA:
- the TPX2 gene encoding targeting protein for Xklp2 isoform X5 has protein sequence MSRAESRYSFDVPNPCINFATLNDDDDDEAHKADAWFDQKANAENIPPAEYVAQASQNSTAFSKPDIIQSSVTRQGIMSESHAEEDNEAESVQASAVPPNIVGSLTSWRAAAPAKASQRAGRRQATKQRKAQQHKGLDGIEVTRNADTQVNKEEVPPLKKMRVCSSREKLTEVSAKRAPLQGPARSPGKGKSKLTMPSTPTVLKRTNLSGKLKSTEEQELEKMQQLQKEVTELRKKNEESLKAAIAGAGQLVKRTAGQVTKPIDFHFCTENRIKHVESQPGNEYKELDFAAALRKHPPSPVQMPKGPTVPKPFNLSQGNKRKLEETTSEYVSLAEQVEAFQKRTPSRYHLRSRKSDEGPVPAKLVKPRLTKPKTPVLRTKQRFRPITCKTTAELEAEEIEKIKQYKFKAQELNPKIFEGGPLLPKKPSVKDLTQPIGFELETEKRIQERDSKKQQEEEHFEFHSRPCPTKILEDVVGVPEKKVLPITVPKSPVFTLKSRTQTSSRDEKEKEVVPVIRANPMRHYGVPFKPKMPEQRHVEVCPFSFDARDKERQIQKEKKIEELQKEEVPKFKALPLPYFDHVQLPEKKVKNPTQPEPFNLQVDERGAAKLQIWKQQLEEDLKRQKEAACFKARPNTVVYQEPFVPKRGNKPLSESLSGSVVPESFELATEKRAKERQEFEKRLADREAIRERCQERLRQEEEEREKEEVAKLRQEMVHKANPIRKYRNVEVKPSDQPLTTPKSPNFSDRFRC, from the exons ATGTCTCGTGCAGAATCTAGATATTCCTTTGATGTCCCAAACCCTTGCATCAACTTTGCAACTCtgaatgatgatgatgatgatgaggcACACAAAGCAGATGCCTGGTTTG ACCAAAAAGCCAATGCAGAAAACATCCCTCCTGCAGAATATGTGGCACAGGCCTCACAGAACAGCACTGCTTTTTCAAAGCCTGATATTATTCAGTCTTCTGTCACACGACAAGGAATAATGA GTGAGAGCCATGCTGAAGAGGACAATGAAGCAGAAAGTGTGCAAGCCAGTGCAGTTCCTCCGAATATCGTTGGATCCCTGACtagctggagagctgctgctcctgcaaagGCCTCTCAGAG AGCGGGTAGAAGACAGGctacaaagcagagaaaagcacagcaacATAAAGGGCTGGATGGAATCGAAGTGACAAGAAATGCTGATACCCAAGTTAACAAGGAAGAGGTTCCAcccctgaaaaaaatgagagt TTGTagcagcagagagaagctgACAGAAGTATCTGCAAAGAGAGCGCCCCTGCAGGGTCCTGCCCGCtccccagggaaagggaaaagcaaactgACCATGCCCTCCACGCCAACAGTGCTAAA GAGGACCAATCTTTCTGGCAAGCTGAAGAGCACAGAGGAACAGGAGCTGGAAAAGATGCAGCAGTTGCAGAAGGAGGTTACGGAGCTACGGAAGAAGAACGAGGAGTCTCTGAAAGCAGCTATTGCTGGAGCAG GACAACTTGTGAAAAGAACTGCTGGTCAAGTAACAAAGCCAATAGACTTCCACTTCTGCACAGAGAATAGAATTAAACATGTAGAAAGCCAGCCTGGGAACGAGTACAAGGAACTGGattttgcagcagcactgagaaagCATCCTCCTTCTCCG gtGCAAATGCCGAAGGGACCCACTGTCCCCAAACCTTTCAATCTGTCccagggaaacaaaagaaaacttgaagAAACCACATCAGAATATGTGTCCCTTGCTGAGCAGGTGGAAGCATTCCAAAAACGCACGCCCTCTCGTTACCATTTGAGGAGCAGGAAATCTGATGAAG GCCCAGTTCCAGCAAAGTTGGTGAAGCCTCGGCTTACAAAGCCCAAAACGCCAGTGCTTCGGACGAAGCAGCGCTTCAGACCTATCACCTGCAAAACTACAGCAGAGTTAGAAGCAGAGGAAATTGAGAAAATTAAACA GTACAAATTCAAAGCACAAGAACTCAATCCCAAAATCTTTGAGGGTGGACCACTCCTGCCCAAGAAACCTTCTGTGAAGGACCTCACACAACCCATTGGCTTTGagttagaaactgaaaaaaggaTTCAGGAGCGTGACAgtaagaagcagcaggaggaagagcacTTTGAATTCCATTCCAGGCCATGTCCAACAAAAATCCTGGAGGATGTTGTG GGTGTTCCAGAGAAGAAGGTGCTTCCTATTACAGTTCCCAAGTCTCCAGTCTTCACCTTAAAAAGCAGAACCCAAACATCTAGCAGAGATGAAAAG GAAAAAGAGGTGGTTCCGGTGATCAGAGCTAACCCTATGCGACATTATGGAGTGCCCTTCAAACCTAAAATGCCAGAGCAGAGGCACGTGGAAGTttgccctttttcttttgatgccCGTGACAAAGAGCGGCAgatacaaaaagagaaaaaaatagaagagttGCAGAAGGAAGAG GTGCCAAAGTTCAAAGCATTACCTCTACCTTACTTTGACCATGTTCAGCTGCCAGAAAAGAAGGTCAAAAACCCAACTCAGCCAGAGCCATTCAATCTGCAGGTTGATGAACGGGGAGCTGCCAAGCTGCAGATCTGGAAACAGCAG CTTGAAGAAGActtgaaaaggcagaaagaggCAGCATGTTTTAAAGCTCGGCCTAACACAGTGGTGTACCAGGAGCCTTTTGTGCCTAAAAGGGGAAATAAGCCATTATCAG AGAGCCTTTCTGGTTCTGTAGTTCCTGAAAGCTTTGAGCTGGCGACAGAAAAGAGAGCTAAAGAGCGGCAAGAATTTGAAAAACGATTGGCAGATAGAGAAGCCATACGGGAGAGGTGTCAAGAGAGGctcaggcaggaggaagaagagcgtgaaaaggaagaagttgCCAAGCTAAGACAAGAAATG gttcacAAGGCAAATCCAATACGCAAATACCGCAACGTAGAAGTGAAGCCCAGTGATCAGCCGCTGACTACACCAAAGTCTCCCAACTTTTCTGATAGATTCCGATGCTGA